Genomic DNA from Caloranaerobacter ferrireducens:
AGACCTAAGAGAGGTTTTTTGAAATTATTCAGAAAGAGCTAAAAATAGGGAGTGGTATCATGAAGGAATACATACTATCTAATGGTAAGAAAGTGATTATAAGAAAAGCAAAGAAAGAAGATGCTGAAGAGTTAATAAAGTTTATTAATGTTATTTCATATGAATCAGATTTCCTTACTTTCGAACCAGGTGAATTAAAATTAACGAAAGAACTAGAGGAGTCAATAATTGAGGAATATTATAATTCTGATAATAAATTATATTTAGTTGCTGAAATAGAAGGTGAAATAATAGGAAGTTTAAGTTTCAAAGGTGGTAGTAGACAGAGGTTAAAACATACTGGCGAATTTGGTATAAGTGTAAAAAAAGAATATTGGAATATGGGAATAGCATCACAGTTAATTAAAGAGTTAATTGAATGGGCAAAAGCAAGTAAAATTATTAAAAAAATAAATTTAAAAGTAAGGGAAGATAATGAGCGTGCAATAAATTTATATAGAAAATTTGGATTTATTGAAGAAGGGAAAGTATCAAAAGAATTTTATGTAAATGGGAAGTATTACAGTACGATCTTAATGGGGTTAGAAATTTGATTATAGAATTTAACATAAAGTTGTAGTAATTGTTAGTATATATTATTTTAAAATATTGTATGGTGGATTTGAAACGAATATATAAAAACAAATATTTTAACAGTAATTGAAGAAGGAGTAGGAAAAAATGATATTTGCTATAGTTTTTGATATAATTTTAATAATATTTTTACTAATATACTATTTGAAAAGCAAAAGAACAAAAAAAGGAGAGATTCAATTTATTGAACCATTTGATATCTATAAAAGATCATTATTGTTTGTTGGACTTATTCTTGGACTTATTTTTGTTTTGATTATCTCTTCTTTGGATTTTATAGCAGAATATTTAGAAAAGAGTATTTTAGTGG
This window encodes:
- a CDS encoding GNAT family N-acetyltransferase, with protein sequence MKEYILSNGKKVIIRKAKKEDAEELIKFINVISYESDFLTFEPGELKLTKELEESIIEEYYNSDNKLYLVAEIEGEIIGSLSFKGGSRQRLKHTGEFGISVKKEYWNMGIASQLIKELIEWAKASKIIKKINLKVREDNERAINLYRKFGFIEEGKVSKEFYVNGKYYSTILMGLEI